Genomic DNA from Streptomyces sp. GS7:
TCCTGGCTGGTGACCACGTTCGGGGTCGGTTCGGCCGTGGGCGCCTCGGTGGTGGGCCCGGTGGTGGAGGCCGGCGGTTCGGCGGGCGGGTTCGCGGTCGCCGGGGCCGGCGGGATCGCCGCGCTGCTCGTCCTTTTGTCGACAAAGCGATTTCTGGGCGATCCGGTGCAGCGTACGGCGGGTGACCGCCCGGCGGAAAATGATCGAAACGGGGCTGTCGAACCCGGTTTCAGAGCAGGCCATCAGGCGTAATGTTCAGTCATGGACCGCCGCATCTTCGGGCTGGAGAACGAGTACGGCGTCACGTGCACGTTCAGGGGACAGCGCCGACTGTCTCCTGACGAGGTGGCGCGGTACCTCTTCCGCCGTGTTGTGTCATGGGGCCGCAGCAGCAACGTCTTCCTGCGGAACGGCGCCCGCCTGTACTTGGACGTGGGTTCGCATCCGGAATACGCAACTCCCGAGTGCGACAACGTGACCGAGCTGGTCACCCACGACAAGGCCGGTGAGCGCATTCTCGAAGGTCTGCTCGTCGACGCCGAACGCCGCCTGCACGAGGAGGGAATCGCGGGCGACGTCTACCTCTTCAAGAACAACACCGATTCGGCGGGAAACTCCTACGGCTGCCACGAGAACTATCTCGTCGCCCGGCACGGTGAGTTCTCCCGGCTCGCGGACATCCTCATTCCGTTCCTGGTCACCCGGCAGCTGCTGTGCGGCGCGGGCAAGGTACTGCAGACGCCGCGCGGCGCCGTGTACTGCGTCAGTCAGCGCGCGGAACACATCTGGGAGGGCGTCTCCTCGGCGACCACCCGCTCCCGGCCGATCATCAACACCCGCGACGAGCCGCACGCGGACGCCGAGCGCTACCGCCGGCTGCACGTCATCGTCGGCGACTCGAACATGTCCGAGACGACGATGATGCTGAAGGTCGGCGCCACCGACCTCGTCCTGCGGATGATCGAGGCGGGCACCGTCATGCGCGATCTGACGCTGGAGAACCCGATCCGGGCGATCCGCGAGGTCAGTCACGACATCACCGGACAGCGCAAGGTGCGGCTGGCGAGCGGGCGCGAGGCGTCGGCGCTCGAAGTCCAGCAGGAGTACTACGAAAAGGCCGTCGACTTCTGCGATCGGCGGGGCATCCGGACGGGCACCGTCGAGCGGGTCCTGGAGTTGTGGGGCCGTACGCTGGAGGCGATCCGGGACGAGGACCTGGACCGTATCTCCACCGAGATCGACTGGGTGATGAAGCATCAGCTCATCGAGCGCTACCGCACGAAGAACAACATCACCATGTCCCATCCGCGCGTGGCGCAGATAGACCTCGCGTATCACGACATCCACCGCCGCCGGGGGCTTTACTACCTCCTGGAGCGGAAGGGGCAGGCGGAGCGGATCTGCAACGACTTGAAGATCTTCGAGGGCAAGTCGGTGCCGCCGCAGACCACACGTGCGCGGCTGCGCGGTGACTTCATTCGCCGGGCGCAGGAGCAGCGCCGTGATTTCACCGTCGACTGGGTGCATCTGAAGCTCAATGACCAGGCACAGCGCACGGTCCTGTGCAAGGACCCGTTCCGTTCCGTCGACGACCGGGTGGAGAAGCTGATCGCGGGCATGTGAGCGGCGGGAATGCGAGGCGGTGCGCCGGGAGCGGAATGCTCCCGGCGCATTGCGTGTGTTGTGCCGGGAAACCGCCACAGGTGCAGGTCGTAGAGTGGCGGGCATTGCCCATCTACCCCACGAGCCCGAGTTGGACAGATGCTGAATTCTCCCGGGGGACGCTTCCCCCGCCC
This window encodes:
- the pafA gene encoding Pup--protein ligase; this translates as MDRRIFGLENEYGVTCTFRGQRRLSPDEVARYLFRRVVSWGRSSNVFLRNGARLYLDVGSHPEYATPECDNVTELVTHDKAGERILEGLLVDAERRLHEEGIAGDVYLFKNNTDSAGNSYGCHENYLVARHGEFSRLADILIPFLVTRQLLCGAGKVLQTPRGAVYCVSQRAEHIWEGVSSATTRSRPIINTRDEPHADAERYRRLHVIVGDSNMSETTMMLKVGATDLVLRMIEAGTVMRDLTLENPIRAIREVSHDITGQRKVRLASGREASALEVQQEYYEKAVDFCDRRGIRTGTVERVLELWGRTLEAIRDEDLDRISTEIDWVMKHQLIERYRTKNNITMSHPRVAQIDLAYHDIHRRRGLYYLLERKGQAERICNDLKIFEGKSVPPQTTRARLRGDFIRRAQEQRRDFTVDWVHLKLNDQAQRTVLCKDPFRSVDDRVEKLIAGM